From the genome of Carassius gibelio isolate Cgi1373 ecotype wild population from Czech Republic chromosome A16, carGib1.2-hapl.c, whole genome shotgun sequence, one region includes:
- the LOC128030984 gene encoding transcription elongation factor A protein 3 isoform X15, which translates to MTREEDLLRIAKKLDKMVSRNNMDGALDLLRELKDFNMTLKLLQDTRIGMSVNGIRKHCTDEDVGNLAKMLIKNWKKLLESAQNQKSERLNEVKNGKHPSKTSGSPSRTSPERESSPRRSTVETKPDINSNKKLDEKHRRQKPDAEFRIEKRESEQKKEKQTIDNKKERERKDEMNSDQLPSPMTHSSPPPKCSPAGEVKRERKDAPVDFFPPVSVNSHPPLRRPSIDAKKERKDTQGSLKSPPLQAHPHKRLFIDGKKERKDSTESKKLDSRKLSLDGRRDSKDSTDSKSSHHILKRQSSELKLERRDSTSSRSGSSPQGKKSSESKSKPETPRTPTTPTSPLSPSLSSGLGPLSPHLQTGESIRDKCIEMLAAALRTDDDYKDYGTNCEAMAAEIEDHIYQEIKALDMKYKNRVRSRISNLKDPKNPNLRKNVLAGAIELRRIATMTAEEMASDELKQLRNVLTQEAIREHQMAKTGGTTTDLLQCGKCRKKNCTYNQVQTRSADEPMTTFVLCNECGNRWKFC; encoded by the exons ATGACGCGAGAGGAGGACCTGTTGCGGATTGCTAAAAAACTAGACAAGATGGTGTCTAGAAATAACATG GACGGAGCTCTAGATCTTCTGAGAGAATTGAAAGATTTCAACATGACACTGAAGCTGCTTCAG GATACAAGAATTGGCATGTCTGTCAACGGAATAAGAAAGCATTGCACAGACGAGGATGTTGGGAACTTGGCAAAGATGCTAATCAAAAACTGGAAGAAGCTTTTGG AATCAGCTCAAAACCAGAAGTCTGAGAGGTTGAATGAAGTGAAGAATGGCAAACATCCAAGCAAGACATCAGGGTCACCCAGCAGGACCTCACCTGAGAGAGAGTCCAG TCCACGAAGATCAACAGTGGAAACAAAACCAGACATAAACTCTAACAAGAAACTTGATGAAAAACACAGAAGACAAAAACCTGATGCAGAGTTCAGGATTGAGAAAAGAGAAAGTGagcagaaaaaagagaaacaaactaTTGACAATAAAAAGGAGCGAGAGAG GAAAGATGAAATGAACAGTGATCAACTTCCTTCCCCAATGACGCATTCATCTCCACCCCCCAAGTGTTCACCGGCTGGGGAAGTGAAGAGGGAGAG gaaagatGCTCCTGTTGATTTTTTCCCTCCTGTTTCAGTCAATTCCCACCCTCCTCTAAGACGCCCATCGATAGATGCAAAGAAAGAGAG AAAAGACACTCAGGGTTCTTTAAAGTCTCCTCCTCTTCAGGCTCATCCTCATAAACGTCTCTTCAtagatggaaagaaagaaag AAAAGACTCCACAGAGTCCAAAAAGCTCGATTCTAGAAAGCTCAGCCTGGATGGACGGAGAGACAG TAAGGACTCTACTGATTCCAAGTCAAGCCATCACATTTTGAAACGACAATCAAGTGAACTTAAATTGGAGAG GAGAGACTCTACTAGCTCAAGGTCTGGCAGCTCACCTCAGGGCAAGAAATCTAGTGAAAG CAAGAGTAAGCCAGAAACCCCGAGGACGCCCACAACACCCACAAGCCCCCTTTCCCCGTCGTTGAGCTCTGGTCTGGGTCCTTTATCTCCTCACCTGCAAACTGGAGAATCCATCAGGGACAAATGCATTGAAATGCTGGCCGCTGCTCTACGTACAGACG ATGACTACAAAGACTATGGGACAAACTGTGAGGCCATGGCAGCAGAAATTGAGGATCATATC TACCAGGAGATAAAAGCCTTAGACATGAAATACAAGAACAGAGTTCGCAGCCGCATAAGTAATCTCAAAGATCCCAAAAATCCCAATCTGCGTAAAAATGTCTTAGCTGGGGCCATCGAGTTGAGACGCATTGCCACCATGACTGCTGAG GAGATGGCTAGTGATGAGCTGAAACAGTTGAGGAACGTGTTGACCCAGGAGGCCATCCGAGAACATCAAATGGCAAAGACTGGAGGAACCACCACTGACCTGCTGCAGTGTGGCAAGTGCAGGAAGAAAAACTGCACCTACAACCAG GTGCAAACCCGCAGTGCCGATGAACCAATGACCACCTTTGTGTTGTGCAATGAATGTGGTAATCGCTGGAAG TTCTGCTAA